GGCAGGATGTAAGAAGTAAGATGCAAGAAGTTAGACATAAGAAACAAGACACAAAACATAAGAAGCAAGACGGAATATGCAAGGATGCTATTGTAGACAACATTGAAGAATCCTTCGACAGGCATTTCCTGAGTGAAGCCTAAGGGATCAGGATGACATGGTTGGATTTTTTTAACAAAGCTAAGATTATGTATAGAATAGATACATACTGGGTTTGAATAAAGAACTGGATATGTGTGATGGATGGAACTTGTTGTTATTTAAGGGGTTTACTTGGTGTGGTAGATTGATACAGGGAGTGAGTTAAAATGTGTCAGAAAGGCAAACATTAAAAGTATGGGTAACAACAAAAAGATTCCCGCTTAAAACATGAGGGAATGACGACATTTGTTAACCACGCATATATGTCATTATTTTATTCTGCTGCAAGTGCCTTTATTATTTCTTGGGTAAGCCGGCAAGGTCAATTAAATGAAGAGGATAATGTCGTTTGACATTATTAACGCCATGCGATAATATCATTTTTAATGATAAAAAGTTTTGCGGCTAAAGAGACTGAAAAACTGTTTAATCGTGAAATAATCCGCAGATTTCCGCAGAGTATACAGCAAATTGCTCGTAGAAAACTTGAGATTTTGGATGCAACAGATGTACTTCAAGATTTACTCATACCACCATCTAACCACCTTGAGAAATTATCAGGTGATCGAAAAGGACAATACAGTATTCGTATCAACAAGCAGTTTCGTATATGTTTTGATTGGCATGACGGAGATGCATACAACGTGGAAATAGTTGATTATCATTAGGGGGGAACAAATGGAGAAACAAAAATTAAAACCAATTCATCCCGGTGAAATACTCATGGAAGAATTTCTTAAACCCATGGAAATTAGCCAATATAAATTAGCAAAGGATATTAACGTACCGGCAAGGCGTATCAATGAGATTGTACAGGGTAAGCGATCCATCACTCCGGATACGGCTTTAAGGTTGTCGCGTTATTTTGGTCTTTCGGAACGCTTCTGGATAAATTTACAAGCACACTATGACCTTGAAACTGAAAAAGACAAATTAGAAGACAGGTTGAACAAAGAAGTACAGGTTTATTCTGCTAATGTTTAATGCTCAAATCCAATCAAACACCTTGTCAAATTTCTATATACCCATACTTCCTTATAATGGTGTAAGAACTTTCGATGAACTTGGGAATCATCAGTATCTATATGGATGCAAATTAAATGATCATCCTATACAGTACCCTGGTACATCCATCTTCCGCTTACTATTACTGAAGAGGAGCACACAAAGATGGCCGGAAGATGAGATGCATAAATGTATAGGTTATTTTATGACAGACCCTAAGTGACTTGATTATTACTTGGTTCAGCAGGCGATGTCAATGGAAGGATTCCCCTCCCTTTGAAGAGGACACCCCCACCCTTCCCTCCCCCGTCATGGGGGAGGGAATATTATTGAGCCACTGAATTTGAGAAAGATGCTTATTTTCTTATGTCACTCTTATTAAAAAGAGGGGAAAGAAAATAAAGGCGGGATATGATTAAGAGGGTTATCATTCCCAGTCCGAATAATAATGCAGTTGACGGCTCCGGTACTGGGTTTGCTATGGTTACATGAAGGGTGTAGTTTCCAAACGCGTCGGATGCTCCCGTTGTATTAACAGAAGTCGGCCCTGAGTCTCCAAGATAATATTTTCCGCCGTTACGAAAGTCTACCGGCGGATTATTGGGGTTGCAGGCCGGCATTACACAATCAGGACGGCCAAGATTGCCGCCTAAAGTACCAGGGGTACCTGGACTTGTGTATTCTGTAGATACTGCAATGAAATATACGCCGGCATTAGTAAAATTATAAACACCAAGAAAACTGTCAAAGGTAGAAACAGAACCTGGGTCTTCATCATAATTTAAGGTATCAAAATCAGCAGCAAGGAGGTTATGGCCTGAATCGTATAAACTGAGTGAATTGCCAATCCAAAGAGAACCAGACTTTGTAACATCATCTATATCAAAATATCCTATGCCTGTATTTGCTACGGTGAAACGATAATAGTCAACATCAGTAGCCGCTCCATTACTGCCATGTATACTCACTGTAGGTAATGTCCCGAAGACATTTGGGTTAGAGTTAATAGAGAAAAAGGCGTCTATGCTTTGTGCTGAAGCAAAGGAATCATTTCCTTCAATTTCTGCGATTGATGTTGCAAGAGCGTTTCCTGAAAAGGCTGTAATGATTGCTGTAAGTGTAACCAAAACAAGTGTTGTAAGTTTTTTACGCATGACGGTTCTCCTCATATTAAAATTATGTTAATATTCTTAGTATTATTAATTAGCAATTTTAATTAGCAATTTTCATGCCTGCTTTAAAAACTGACTGGTAATGGTATGAAACTTGCTAATATCAACTAAGGTATTTATGAAATCAGGAAATTTAATATTAAAACATCTTATATTGATGTTCGCTATTTTTCTTGTTGCGGGATGCGGCGGGAAGACATCAACAACCACTAACGATGACAACAATAGTGGGAATAATAACAGTACGCATGGGACAAACCTCTCTGAAACTTCTACCAAATCTTCCAATCCAAAAATAACATCAGACTCTTCGGGTAATGTTTATGTTACATGGGAAGAGGCTTCTTCCGGCTCAATTACAGAGTTATACCTTGCTGACTCAGCAAATTCCGGCAATACTTTCAGCAAACGTAACCTTAATAAAACAGCTAACTGTAATATAAACGGCCATGCAGGAGATATAAGTGTTGCAACAGCCGGCAATGGTTCACCATATACGGTGTGGACCGAAGACTGGGGTTCTATCGGTAAAAATATTAAATTTTACGACAATAAATCTTCTTCAAGTTGTAAACCACTCTCTTATCTCGCAAGGGATGCAGCCTCTCCAATGATCAAGGCCGACAGTAACAGTCAATTGCATGTAGTATGGGAAGAGGATATGGGAGATCAGAAGAGGGATATCTTCTTCCGCCACTCTGATAATGGAGGGACTGATTTTATTCCATCAACTGATGCTGAACCTCTGAATATTTCAAACACAGCATCAGACTCAAGCGACCCTATGCTTGGAGTCTTGGAGGGGACACTTAATTCAGATATTGATATAGTTTGGGTTGAAGGCACTGAAGGGAACAGAAATATATCAATAGCCTCATCCAATGACAGTGGTACAAGTTTTTCCACCCCGCATAATGTTTCAAACACATTAACTGATTCTAACTGCCCGGTAATAAATGTTACTTCCGGCGGAACAATTTATATTGCATTTAAAGGAGACTCAGGTATTTATTTTACAAGGAGACAGTCTTATGAATCATTAATCCCTGCCCCTATAAAAATCTCCCCAGGCTCATCTTCACCGTCCTGCCCTGAGATGGGCGTAGGCTCTAACGGTGCAATTTATACTGTATGGTCCGACAGCGGTGAGATATGGGCGGCCATATCAACTGATGCGGGGCACTCATTTACCGTTCCTAAAAATATCTCAACTTCTACAGGGCAATCTTCTTCACCAAAGTTGGCATTGGATGGAAACTATCTCAATCTAATATGGGTTGAAGAGGCCATAGGAAACGGAGACATCTACTTTTCAGGATCTATTGACAATGGAAAGACCTTTTCATCCCCGAGAAACATATCTAATTCTTCTGAAAAGTCAGGTTCACCTGCTATAGCAACAGATGCAAAAAAATATATTTATGCTGCATGGGCGGAAGGTGAAGAGGGAAGTGAAGATATATATTTTGTAAGGGATAACGGGGCACGGGATATTTCCAAAAGTGCAAAGAAGACCTTAGCACAGTTTATGGATATAAACGGTGACGGCAAGAGCGACATTCTGATAGGGGCACCATCAGATAAAGACGGCAGTGTTATTGGTAAGGTTTACCTCTTCTTTAGTAACTCAATGGCATTAAAACTTAATGGTTCTGATATTCTGACCACTTCTGCTGACTTAACATTTTCTGAAGCCTCTGCAGGGGAGCAATTCGGTTTTTCAACTGCCATAGCAGGGGATATAAACGGAGACGGCTATGCAGATATTATTACAGGCGCCCCATACACAAATGACAATGCGGATAACAGCGGCACAGTTTATATATATTACGGCAATCAATCCTCATCAATGGACAATACTGCTGATGTCAGGATAAAGGGCCTTGAGGTTAATGATCTGGCAGGCTTTTCTGTTTCGTCAGCCGGTGATGTAAATAATGACGGATTTGACGACATAATTATAGGTCTGCCGGAGAAATACTCAAACGGTTCCACCCCTTACTCAGGGACAGCAGTTATTTTTTATGGCGGGCCGATTATGGGGATTAAGGCTAACTATCCTGAACTGACACTTAATGATGCTGATGTTGTCTTAAAAGGTGAGAAAGCACTGGACAAGTTTGGGACTACTGTTGCAAGGGCCGGAGATTTTAACTATGACGGATATGATGATGTAATAGTAGGGGCGCCTTATGCGGACGGCACAGACGGCTATAACAGGGGACGTGCATATATATTCTTTGGCGGTACAGATATGAATGTTTCTGCTGACGTCAGGATAACAGGCAGTAATGATAATGATAAGATTGCAGCCGGCCTGTCAGGCGGCGGGGATGTTGATGGAGACGGGTACTCTGATGTAATTATCGGGGCACCTGAGGCTGATACTGACACAGGCGTTAACAGGGGCAAGGTTTATATATTTTATGGACTCGATATGAGTGATGGTGAATTAAAAGATATTACAATTGGTGCCGACTCTTCTGGAGTGAAGATGACTGTACTTACAGGAAATACAGACCATGAGTTCCTTGGGACATCTGTTGGAAATGCCGGTGATACAAACGGTGACACTTATGATGATATTGCAGCCGGTGGAAAGTATATGGGGACTGATACAACATTCAGAGGAAAAGCTTATGTATATTATGGATGGCCTTCTATGGACGCTGTAGATACATCACCTGATGTTACTTTCAGTGCTGAGCACCAAGAAGACCGGTTCGGAAATGCAGTTGCCGGTGCAGGGGATGTTAATGGAGATGGTTATTATGATGTAGTTGTCGGGGCATACCTTTCAGACGGCAGCGGAACATCATTCAATGACAGGGGAAGGACATACTTGTACACAGGAGGAACCCCGAATCCTGATTCCACCGCAGATATTACCTTTACAGGAACCATTGACAACGGATGGTCCGGGTATTCGCTATACAAGATTCAGTAATATGAACCGGCGTAATATACTGCAATTTATTATATTTCTAATATTCTTAACGATTGTACCCTCTGTTTATTCAGAAGTTACAGATGTACATTTCCTGCGCGGCCGCACTTATCTGTTAGAAGGGAATGAGGTGGATGCATTAAAAGAGTTTGATAAGGCTGTTGAGATAAACAAGGCAGTTAAAGAAAAACTCTCTTCTGAATATTACAACGCAGGGATAGTGCTTATCAAGGACCCCAAGAAGGCGCACATAGGTCTGCATTATTTAATTAATTATCTGATCGAGAATAAGAAAAAGGGGCCGGAGATAGCTGTCCTTTTGCACACTGAGGGGCTTAACATGATTAGCAGTAATAAATATATTGCCCATATCATGCTGAAAAAGGTTTTGGAACTGAAACCGGAATTAGGAAAAGATGAGGGATTTTATCTGGATTATGATGTCAGGAGCGCAAACAAGCCGGATGATGTTATAAAAGGCGGCGAAGACTTTGTTGTGAGATTCCCAAGAAGTAGTTTTGTGCCGGAGGTGTTATACATGATAGGGGATGCCCATTATAACCTTCAGAATCCGCAGGAGGGCAGGAAGTATTTCAAAGAGGCCGCAGATACATTTCCGGATACAGAGTGGGGGAAGAAGGCGGCAAAGCGGTTGAAAAACTAAAATATTTCTTTAAGAGGGATACGTAGTCCTTGCAAAATCACTGATTCTATCACATCATCCTGTGCATAGCTTTTCTTCAAATCAAATTGTTCATTATTCAGAATAAATAACTCTACTGTCTTTTCCTGCGGGTCTGCAATCCAGTATTCTTTGACGCCATATTTTGCGTAGATTCTTTTCTTGTTTATGAGGTCTCTATCTGCTGTTGAAGGTGACAGTATCTCAACGATAAGGTCAGGGGCGCCTTTTATATTGGCATCTGCAATAATACCTGAGTTTTGTTTTGAGATGAAAAGTATATCAGGTTCAAAGACATTTTCATCCCCAAGAACTACATCGCATGGCGCATAGAAAACAGTACCAAGTTCCTTATCCTTTACATAACTCCTAATCAGAGCATTAATATTTCCACTTATTATCTGATGCCGGATATTTGGTGCAGGGGACATTAATAAATCTCCATCAATAAGTTCATAACGTACATCATCAGGAGTCTTCATATAATCTTCATAAGTATACCGTGTCTTTTCTTTGAATCGGGTCGCCATAAAACCCTCCCACCCCTCAACGTTCCCCTCTCCCCTGAGGGGAGAGGGCAGGGTAAGGGGAAATCCTTGTCATTCCCGAAGTTTTTTATCGGGAATCTGTTTGTTAAAATATATTAACGGGTTGCGGCTGGGGTGTCAAGAAAGCCTTGCTATCGCCTGTTTGAGACGGTAAATAACTTTCTCTTTCCCAAGTATATCAATGACCTCAAATATACCCGGACTGACAGTTCGACCGGTAAGGGCAACACGAAGGGGCTGGGCAACCTGCCCCATCTTTACCCCTTTTGCTTCCATAATTGATTTGAATAAAGCGTCTATATTCTCAGATGAAAATCCCCCCCTTTTTTCAAGGGGGGGCATGGGGGGGTTATTTTCGAGTACATGGTTAGGAAGTTCTTCCAGTCCCTTTAGGACAAGCTCAAGTGTTTCTTTATTAGATTGTATCAGGAATTTCTTTGCAGCCTCAGGATCAATCTCAACATCATCGAGGAAGAAATACCTCGCTGCGTTAGCCATCTCTACAAGGGTACGACAACGTTCACGTAAGGAGATTATGACCTTGGATAGCCATGCTTCATCCTGAACCCCATCCCCACCCCTGCCCTCCCCTTGAAGGGGAGGGAGAACAACAGCACGAGCACCTTCTCCGAATCTCCCCTCCCCTTGCGGGAGGGGATTAAGGGGAGGGGGGCTTTGACGTAAGTCTACCTCATCTATACCCTCTCCCCTTGCGGGAGAGGGGTAGGGTGAGGGGGACATAAGACCTTCCTTTACAAGAAATGGTTTTAGACGTTTTATAATATCTTTTGTTTCCAGATGTGCTATGTAATGGCTGTTCAGCCAGAGTAATTTCTCAGGATTAAATACTGCGGCTGACTTTCCCACGTGCTCAAGTGAGAATTTTTCTATCAACTCTTCAAGGCTGAAGACCTCCTGGTCTTTGTATGACCAGCCGAGGCGTACTAGGTAATTCACCATCGCCTCCGGCAGGTAACCCATATCCTCATAAGCAGTGACTGCCGTTGCCCCATGCCTCTTGGAAAGCCTTGTCTTGTCCGGCCCAAGTATCATCGGCAAGTGCGCAAACTGCGGTATTTCATATCCGAATGCGTGATAGAGTTGTATCTGCCTTGGTGTGTTATTCAGGTGGTCATCGCCCCGAATTACATGGCTTATCTGCATATCAGCATCGTCTACTACTACACAAAGATTATAAGTAGGCCAGCCGTCAGACCGCATGATAATGAGGTCATCAAGCTGAGCATTTTCATACACAACCCTACCCTTAACTATGTCGTTTACTACAATCTGACCTTCCACAGGCGCCTTAAAACGCACTGCGTGCGGCCTGTCCGGTACCGGCTCTGTGATTGTCCTGCACCTGCCGTCATACTTAGGGATTCGCTTTTCAGCAAGTGCCTGTTTCCTCCGCTCTTCAAGCTCTTCAGAAGTACAGTAACAGTTGTATGCATTTCCTTCGTCAATCAGTCTTTTGACATGGCTTTTATAAAGCTCCATTCGTTCAGTCTGACGATACGGGCCTTCATCCCAGTTAAGCCCAAGCCAGTGCATTCCATCAATAATAGCCTTAATGGATTCGTCCGTAGAACGCCCCTGGTCAGTATCTTCAATGCGAAGCATAAATACACCTTTATTGTGGCGGGCAAACAGATAATTAAATAAAGCAGTCCTAACACCGCCTATATGCAGATAGCCCGTTGGGCTTGGAGCAAATCTAACGCGAACTGTCATTTATAATTCCCTTTCTCAGTGTTTAATCCTGAAATAACCCCATCCCCACCCTAACCCTCCCCTTGAAGGGGAGGGAATCGAGTTTTTTGCTAACCCACACCCTTGAAGGGGAGGTAATCAAAATTGATGCTAACCCTCACTCTTGAAGGAGATAGGGAATAAACATTAGCCACCCTCTCCCTCAGGGAGAGGGTCAGGGTGAGGGTGGGGTTGTGTCATACTTGGTAAATAGTACTTACTTCTTACTTCTTACTTCTTAATTCTTGCTTCTTGCTTCTTACTTCTTGCCTCTGCTCACTCTCTTCATTCCTTCCACTTCGTAGCAATCACGTGATTTATAGCATCAGTCAGTGTATCATTGATTGCATTCTGCATTACTGACGGTGTAAATAAAACAACCTTAGGCTCTGACTGACTCTGTACGTTCATGGTAAAACCGGTTTTATCATCTACCTTATATATCTTCATCTTCATGCGTACATCCACCTTGATATTGGTGCGTCCTGTCTTTGCAATTGCGTAGGCCCACAGGTAATCTATCTTTCCGGACAATACTATATTAGGAGGACTCTGTTTTATGGCCTCAGGGTCAGTGCCTGGTTTTAATATTTCTGTTTGATAGCCTTTTATTTTTAATGCCCTGACAAGTGCCTGAGTTACAGCATCACTGACGGGTGATGGATTTGACTCGAAGTTATCAATCTTTCCCATCAGTCTTTTACTCTTGCCGATCATCCTCTTTTCAGTCCGCGCATCCTCAAAAGGTATAACCGCAATCCGTTCCTGCTCCTGCTTTACCGCAACAGCTTCAGACAACGGAGGGGCGTACGCAAGGTCAATGACATAAGTTACAGGAGGGGTACAACCTGAGAATATTATGGGTACAAGCAAAGTACATATGAGGAACAAACTAACTAAGGATGTTGAAAATAAAACCCCCTCACCCGGACCCTCTCCCGCCGGGGGAGAGGGTGCTACGTTTATTCCCCCTCCCTTGACGGGAGGGGGGTAGGGGGAGGGTGAGCAACGATAATTCTCGTCTGATAATAATTGAATAAATTTAATAATCTTCATATTCATTCCGCCAGAACGAAATGTGCACGCCGGTTCTGTTGCCAGCAATCTTCACTGTGTTCTGCACAGAATGGTTTTTCTTTTCCAAAGGTAATTACAGATATTCTTGTTGAATCTATCCCAAGACTGGAAAGGTACTTTTTTGCTGATACTGCCCTTCGTTCGCCTAATGCGAGATTATAGTCTGTGGTACCCCGCTCATCTGCATGTCCTTCAACAACAAGGTTCTTAAAGCCTATCTTTCTAAGTACAGTAGAGTTGTGATTAAGCGTCTCTACTCCGTCTTCTCTTATGATATACCTGTCAAAATCAAAAAACACGTCACCCACCCCTTTTTCAGAAGCAGGTGTACGTCCGGATGTTATGTCACCGGATTCTCCACTTTTCCCATTTCCGCGTATGACATCAGGCTGTGGTACAGGCGGCTCTGCAACTGTTTCATAAACCGGAGAAGGTTCCGACGGCAGTAATCCCTGCTCCGGCTTCTCAATCTCTTTTATATCTGTAGTAGATACCTTCTTAGTGCAGCCGCTTGCGATTATCATAATGGGTACGACAAGAAACGCAATGCTAATCATAATCTTTGATATTATCCGTATTTTCATCCGAAAATCCCTTCCGGCGGGACAAGAAAACCCCGCCTATCCATATCTACGAGGATAGGCGGGACTTTCTTGTCCCGCTGATTTTTATGCCCCTTTGTGAAACCCCGTTTCATGACGGTTCACCTGAATATAACCCCATCCCCACCCTAACCCTCCCCTTGAAGGGGAGGGAATAAGCTCTGCCCCCTCTCCCTCAGGGAGAGCTGCAATTAAATTCCTTCCAAATCCCTCCCCCCTCTTTTGCGGGGGGAGGCAGGAGGGGGGATCAGGGTGAGGGTGGGGTTCACTTTGCCCTCTTTATCCTTATGCTCTTTGCTATTAATGCCAGCGGCTCTCTGAGGTAATGCATGGATACATCGTCACCCTGCACTACCTCTGAAAGAACTGCATGTTTTCCATCAACTGTTATCTCAGTGTCGCTGTTGACCTGTGCACCTACTGTAATGTCCTGCCCCTTCCATGTTTTGGAGGTTATTACAATAGTATTAGGTATGGCATTAGTATTTACAGCAACTACTGTCCCTGATACCCATCTCTTTATCGCTGCCTGCCCCTTTTCATCAAGTGCATGGGCATACATAACAACTGCGAATTGCAGTATCAATAGAAGTAATAATACATCATACCTCCACAGCCTTCTCAATCGGCGGAACCTCCCTCTTTGGTTCAGTTGCATACTTAGCAAGGTATGGATGCAGACGGATCAGACGTGCACCCTGCTGTTTCTGATCTATCCAGTGCCCAATCAGGCCCATAGTACGTGCAAGGATGAAGAACCCGTTCAGGCTCTCAACCGGGAACCCGAGGTCAAGCAATACCACTGCAATAGTACCGTCCACGTTCAGGATCAGATTTTCTTTTTTCGTTGTAGTTATCTTTTCTACCTCAAGTGCAAAATCAAGATGAGGAAGCGGACGTCCAAGACTCTTTGCAAAAGAGACAAGCTCTTTAACCCTCTTGTCCGGATTTTTAACGCTCTTCACCCTGTGACCAATTCCAGGGACAGGCCCCCAGTTTGCCTTCATGTATGTAAGAAATTCTTCAACACCCATGTTATTTTCTATGGCATACTTAAACCACCTTCCGGCATCTGTAACTGCACCTCCGAAACGCGGGCCTATCATTGTTATGCCTGATGCAACTGCCTGTGCCATCGGTATGTCTGCACACGAGGCAAGTATTGTTGCAAGTGCACCGCTGACGCATGGGCCGTGGTCTGCCGACAGCATCAATATACGTTTAATAAGTTCCGCCTCATCTGCTGAAATAAGCCGTTTCGTCCAGAGCAGTCCAATAACATGCGGAATATCATACCCATTGTTGATAAGTTCTGAGGCAGGATAACCCACATACATCGGTTCATCGCCCCTGTCATCACATATAGTTGATTTTAACAGCGGAGGCAGTACAACCTCACCGGTCTTTATGGCCTCTTCTATTGACTTGGGCCATTTTGCCAATTGATCTACAGGGATCTCTTTAACAGGAGTTATCACACCCTGTGCAAGCAATTCCTCATAAGTCTGCTTTATTGCAGGCCCGAGTGCACCATAAGTCTTTGGAACTATCGCACCTGCATTCTTTAATGCCTCTGCCTTACTCCTTGCACTTCCTTCACCTCTCTGCCCCTCTTTGGCACCTGCATGACCGAACTTCATTCCCTTAGGCAGAACCTCCTGACAGAAGCCTGACACTATTGCAAGCAGTTTTATCCTGCGTTTTTTAGCCCCATACCACTCCCCTGCCTTTTCTTCTAATGTACCCCCCATCTCTCCGACGATAACAACGGCCTTTGTCTCAGGGTCATTCTCAAACATCTCAAGGTATGATACGTAATCCGTTCCGGGATAAGCATCCCCGCCGATTCCAACAGCGGTTGTGATACCGTCTGCAAACTGACTGCATATCCATATAATCTCATTCAGCAGTCCGCCGGACTTTGTTATTACACCAAATGAACCCGGGCGGTGGAGCTTAGAGAGTATCAGGTTTTCATAAGACCCGCCGACAACCCCAAGCCTGCACTTGCCTGCTGAAAAGATTCCGATTGATGAAGGACCGTTGAACACCTTTCCAAGTTTCTTTGCCTCTTTTGATAGGATTTTGGCATCCTTCTCAGGAACGCCTTCTGTAATCATTGATACTACCTTAATCTTTTCATCCTTCAGTGCCTCAAGTGCACCGGCAAGCGCCCTGTTAGGTGCAATATAAACGAGTGTAGTATTAATCTCAGGAAATGTCTTTGTGGCCTCTGCAACACTGGAAAAGATCGGTACTGCAAGCATCTCACTGCCAAAAGGAATTTCCGCAGTCTTTCCGGCATCAGGCGGGAATACAAATGCCTTAACATTGAAAGGTTTCTTAATGAGATAAGAAAACTCAGCCATACGCCGGGCGGCATTAACACCTGCCGGACCGCCCTGAATAACAACCCTTGTATTATCATCAGCGACTATACTCATGGTTTTTCTCTCCTTCTTTTATTTGAATTATTAATTACCCTTAAGGGCATAGTCAACAATATCTGTAAGCGGTGTATATCTGTCAAAGACATGAATATTGAAGCCTTCCTGCTCCAGCGCCCTCATTGCCTCAAGCCCCTCTTTTTCATAAGGCCCGCCGCGTCTCACCCAGATATGCACGTCTTTTAATTTGCCTTTTGCCTTAACATTCCTGAACCCTGCAATAATGCCTGCGAATGTCTTCTTAACATTTGTAAAATTTGCGATAGCGCCGCCGACAATTATGTGTTTAAGATCAGGAAGTGAGGCAACCCTTTCGGTAAGTGCCTCAACAGCCCAGTCTTGCGGGTCTCCTGAGTATTCAGCATAGTTTGCAATCTTGCCGCCCTGTGCAACTATTGCATCTGCATAATAAACGCTTGCTCCGCCGCCTGCAGGAAGCAATGCAATGTTTCCGCCCGGGATTTCGATAAACTTTACTGACCCTTTTATCCTTGAATCAATCTCCATAATCTCACGCTCCGGCTCTGTGTAAGGCCTGCCGAATTCAGAAGCGAATGTGAAATTCCAGTCAGGATGCCTGAACCTTGAATCTGCATCAAGCATTGTCACCATATCAAGTGCAATGAGTTCACCGTCTGATGTTATAGAAAGCGGATTTATCTCAAGATACTGTGCATCCTCCTGTTCATAACATTGAAAAAGTTTCCGTGCAAATGCCGCAACCTTTCCAACTAAATCACCGGTAAAACCGGATTCTTTAGCCAGATCCTCTAATGAACCATTTGTTGGGGACTCACCGACCTCCACTGACATTCGTTTTATATCCTGCCATCTGGACTCAACCTCAATACCACCGAAGTTGGCCATCAGTATGTCAGCCCCTTCTCTTGTGGACTTTACTGCAAGGTAATATTCCACTTCATGCGGCACCATCTCGCCGATGATA
This sequence is a window from Nitrospirota bacterium. Protein-coding genes within it:
- a CDS encoding type II toxin-antitoxin system RelE/ParE family toxin → MIKSFAAKETEKLFNREIIRRFPQSIQQIARRKLEILDATDVLQDLLIPPSNHLEKLSGDRKGQYSIRINKQFRICFDWHDGDAYNVEIVDYH
- a CDS encoding tetratricopeptide repeat protein — its product is MNRRNILQFIIFLIFLTIVPSVYSEVTDVHFLRGRTYLLEGNEVDALKEFDKAVEINKAVKEKLSSEYYNAGIVLIKDPKKAHIGLHYLINYLIENKKKGPEIAVLLHTEGLNMISSNKYIAHIMLKKVLELKPELGKDEGFYLDYDVRSANKPDDVIKGGEDFVVRFPRSSFVPEVLYMIGDAHYNLQNPQEGRKYFKEAADTFPDTEWGKKAAKRLKN
- a CDS encoding FG-GAP repeat protein, which translates into the protein MKSGNLILKHLILMFAIFLVAGCGGKTSTTTNDDNNSGNNNSTHGTNLSETSTKSSNPKITSDSSGNVYVTWEEASSGSITELYLADSANSGNTFSKRNLNKTANCNINGHAGDISVATAGNGSPYTVWTEDWGSIGKNIKFYDNKSSSSCKPLSYLARDAASPMIKADSNSQLHVVWEEDMGDQKRDIFFRHSDNGGTDFIPSTDAEPLNISNTASDSSDPMLGVLEGTLNSDIDIVWVEGTEGNRNISIASSNDSGTSFSTPHNVSNTLTDSNCPVINVTSGGTIYIAFKGDSGIYFTRRQSYESLIPAPIKISPGSSSPSCPEMGVGSNGAIYTVWSDSGEIWAAISTDAGHSFTVPKNISTSTGQSSSPKLALDGNYLNLIWVEEAIGNGDIYFSGSIDNGKTFSSPRNISNSSEKSGSPAIATDAKKYIYAAWAEGEEGSEDIYFVRDNGARDISKSAKKTLAQFMDINGDGKSDILIGAPSDKDGSVIGKVYLFFSNSMALKLNGSDILTTSADLTFSEASAGEQFGFSTAIAGDINGDGYADIITGAPYTNDNADNSGTVYIYYGNQSSSMDNTADVRIKGLEVNDLAGFSVSSAGDVNNDGFDDIIIGLPEKYSNGSTPYSGTAVIFYGGPIMGIKANYPELTLNDADVVLKGEKALDKFGTTVARAGDFNYDGYDDVIVGAPYADGTDGYNRGRAYIFFGGTDMNVSADVRITGSNDNDKIAAGLSGGGDVDGDGYSDVIIGAPEADTDTGVNRGKVYIFYGLDMSDGELKDITIGADSSGVKMTVLTGNTDHEFLGTSVGNAGDTNGDTYDDIAAGGKYMGTDTTFRGKAYVYYGWPSMDAVDTSPDVTFSAEHQEDRFGNAVAGAGDVNGDGYYDVVVGAYLSDGSGTSFNDRGRTYLYTGGTPNPDSTADITFTGTIDNGWSGYSLYKIQ
- a CDS encoding glutamate--tRNA ligase, whose translation is MTVRVRFAPSPTGYLHIGGVRTALFNYLFARHNKGVFMLRIEDTDQGRSTDESIKAIIDGMHWLGLNWDEGPYRQTERMELYKSHVKRLIDEGNAYNCYCTSEELEERRKQALAEKRIPKYDGRCRTITEPVPDRPHAVRFKAPVEGQIVVNDIVKGRVVYENAQLDDLIIMRSDGWPTYNLCVVVDDADMQISHVIRGDDHLNNTPRQIQLYHAFGYEIPQFAHLPMILGPDKTRLSKRHGATAVTAYEDMGYLPEAMVNYLVRLGWSYKDQEVFSLEELIEKFSLEHVGKSAAVFNPEKLLWLNSHYIAHLETKDIIKRLKPFLVKEGLMSPSPYPSPARGEGIDEVDLRQSPPPLNPLPQGEGRFGEGARAVVLPPLQGEGRGGDGVQDEAWLSKVIISLRERCRTLVEMANAARYFFLDDVEIDPEAAKKFLIQSNKETLELVLKGLEELPNHVLENNPPMPPLEKRGGFSSENIDALFKSIMEAKGVKMGQVAQPLRVALTGRTVSPGIFEVIDILGKEKVIYRLKQAIARLS
- a CDS encoding Uma2 family endonuclease, whose translation is MATRFKEKTRYTYEDYMKTPDDVRYELIDGDLLMSPAPNIRHQIISGNINALIRSYVKDKELGTVFYAPCDVVLGDENVFEPDILFISKQNSGIIADANIKGAPDLIVEILSPSTADRDLINKKRIYAKYGVKEYWIADPQEKTVELFILNNEQFDLKKSYAQDDVIESVILQGLRIPLKEIF
- a CDS encoding HigA family addiction module antidote protein; this translates as MEKQKLKPIHPGEILMEEFLKPMEISQYKLAKDINVPARRINEIVQGKRSITPDTALRLSRYFGLSERFWINLQAHYDLETEKDKLEDRLNKEVQVYSANV
- a CDS encoding PEP-CTERM sorting domain-containing protein, with amino-acid sequence MRKKLTTLVLVTLTAIITAFSGNALATSIAEIEGNDSFASAQSIDAFFSINSNPNVFGTLPTVSIHGSNGAATDVDYYRFTVANTGIGYFDIDDVTKSGSLWIGNSLSLYDSGHNLLAADFDTLNYDEDPGSVSTFDSFLGVYNFTNAGVYFIAVSTEYTSPGTPGTLGGNLGRPDCVMPACNPNNPPVDFRNGGKYYLGDSGPTSVNTTGASDAFGNYTLHVTIANPVPEPSTALLFGLGMITLLIISRLYFLSPLFNKSDIRK